A genomic segment from Deltaproteobacteria bacterium encodes:
- a CDS encoding extracellular solute-binding protein encodes MQSSRLLGAVFCALALAAAPGVAGAAEEARPSHGIAMHGDLKYPPDFKHFDYVNPDAPKGGAVRLQAIGTYDSFNPFIVKGSPAAGIGRIYETLMSGSADEPFSEYGLLAESITVPEDRSWVEFRLRPEARWHDGKPVTADDVVWTFETLITKAVPFFRGYYGDVKQVEKRDARTVRFTFKSGTNRELPLILGQLIVLPKHYWAERDFTKTTLEPPLGSGSYKVGAFEPGRHVEYERVEDYWGRNLPVNVGRDNFDRIRYDYYRDGTVSVEAFKAGEYDFRSENSSKNWATAYDFPALKQGLVKKEEIPHDRSTGMQAFVFNTRRPLFQDRKVRQALAYAFDFEWSNQALFYGQYARSRSYFDNSELAATGLPGAEELAVLEPYRGRVPAEVFTQAYAPPATDGSGRIRANLGRAAKLLREAGWSFDKAVRKLTHKASGRTMDFEILLVSPLFERIVLPFAKNLERLGVAATVRTVDSAQYRRRLDDFDFDVVIGTWGQSLSPGNEQRNYWGSDFAGRPGSRNLIGIKDPVVDALVEGVVNAPDRKSLVAHVRALDRVLQWGHWVIPQWHIPYDRLVYWDRFGRPEVTPTQGVQFDAWWIDPRKEAELEAKRSGS; translated from the coding sequence ATGCAATCGAGTCGGTTGTTAGGGGCGGTTTTCTGTGCGCTTGCGCTGGCCGCCGCGCCGGGTGTCGCGGGGGCCGCTGAGGAGGCGCGCCCGAGCCACGGCATCGCCATGCACGGCGACCTGAAGTACCCGCCGGACTTCAAGCACTTCGACTACGTGAATCCCGATGCGCCCAAGGGCGGCGCCGTCCGGCTCCAGGCCATCGGCACCTACGACAGCTTCAACCCCTTCATCGTCAAGGGCAGCCCGGCCGCGGGCATCGGACGCATCTACGAGACCCTGATGAGCGGGTCCGCGGACGAGCCCTTCAGCGAATACGGGCTCCTGGCGGAGAGCATCACCGTCCCCGAGGACCGCTCCTGGGTGGAGTTCCGGCTGCGGCCGGAGGCGCGCTGGCACGACGGCAAGCCGGTGACCGCGGACGACGTCGTGTGGACCTTCGAGACACTGATCACCAAGGCGGTGCCCTTCTTCCGAGGGTACTACGGCGACGTGAAGCAGGTGGAGAAGCGCGACGCGCGCACCGTGCGCTTCACGTTCAAGAGCGGCACCAACCGCGAGCTGCCGCTGATCCTGGGGCAACTGATCGTGCTGCCCAAGCACTACTGGGCGGAGCGGGACTTCACCAAGACGACCCTGGAACCGCCCCTGGGAAGCGGTTCCTACAAGGTGGGCGCCTTCGAGCCCGGCCGGCACGTGGAGTACGAGCGGGTGGAGGACTACTGGGGCCGGAACCTGCCGGTGAACGTGGGGCGGGACAACTTCGACCGCATCCGCTACGACTACTACCGCGACGGCACGGTGTCGGTGGAGGCGTTCAAGGCCGGCGAGTACGACTTTCGGAGCGAGAACAGCTCCAAGAACTGGGCCACCGCCTATGACTTTCCCGCGCTGAAGCAGGGGCTGGTGAAGAAGGAAGAGATCCCCCACGATCGTTCCACCGGAATGCAGGCATTCGTGTTCAATACGCGCCGGCCGCTCTTCCAGGACCGAAAGGTGCGCCAGGCGCTCGCCTACGCTTTCGACTTCGAGTGGTCCAACCAAGCTCTCTTCTACGGGCAGTACGCGCGTTCCCGCAGCTACTTCGACAACTCGGAGCTGGCGGCCACCGGGCTGCCGGGTGCGGAAGAGCTGGCGGTCCTCGAGCCCTACCGCGGGCGGGTTCCGGCGGAGGTGTTCACCCAAGCCTACGCGCCGCCGGCCACCGACGGCTCCGGGCGCATCCGCGCCAATCTCGGTCGGGCGGCGAAGCTCTTGCGCGAGGCCGGCTGGAGCTTCGACAAGGCCGTGCGCAAGCTCACCCACAAGGCCAGCGGCCGGACCATGGACTTCGAGATCCTGCTGGTGAGCCCGCTGTTCGAGCGCATCGTGCTGCCTTTCGCCAAGAACCTGGAGCGGCTCGGCGTCGCCGCCACCGTGCGCACGGTGGACAGCGCCCAGTACCGCCGCCGGCTCGACGACTTCGACTTCGACGTGGTCATCGGCACCTGGGGGCAGTCGCTTTCGCCCGGCAACGAGCAGCGGAACTACTGGGGGTCGGATTTCGCCGGCCGCCCCGGCAGCCGGAACCTGATCGGCATCAAGGACCCGGTGGTGGACGCGCTGGTAGAGGGCGTTGTCAACGCCCCCGACCGCAAGAGCCTGGTGGCGCACGTGCGCGCCCTGGACCGGGTGCTCCAGTGGGGCCACTGGGTGATCCCCCAGTGGCACATCCCCTACGACCGCCTGGTGTACTGGGACCGCTTCGGCCGCCCCGAAGTCACCCCCACGCAGGGAGTGCAGTTCGACGCATGGTGGATCGACCCCCGCAAGGAGGCCGAACTGGAGGCGAAGCGCTCCGGGAGCTGA